A single genomic interval of Pectobacterium carotovorum harbors:
- a CDS encoding RES domain-containing protein has protein sequence MGTLFGGNLHEKIKSLVAAEDASELQVTEVIEQDTVYYKLQAESFGGNGVYFNPDSNNRFSLSDNSKSPMYMANSPHTSCHEFYQEEKFIDQSDFTTNCMAEIRVERPLRVFDERLLAPLLGVAVGDLMGPKTVYADTQQLAKELSQHADGLTYLSRHTGFPCVVLWSEDVTGAGMVSTDSVTPLSEYTHNGKTGKEILKSQLGILVV, from the coding sequence ATGGGTACACTATTCGGGGGAAACCTCCATGAAAAAATAAAGAGTCTTGTGGCGGCAGAGGACGCGAGTGAGCTTCAGGTGACTGAAGTTATCGAGCAAGATACTGTTTACTATAAGCTACAAGCAGAAAGTTTCGGGGGCAACGGGGTGTATTTCAATCCCGACAGCAACAACCGATTTTCGTTATCAGATAACTCGAAATCCCCGATGTACATGGCCAATTCGCCTCACACGTCATGTCATGAGTTTTACCAGGAAGAAAAGTTTATAGACCAATCTGATTTTACAACGAACTGTATGGCAGAAATTCGTGTTGAAAGGCCGCTACGTGTATTTGATGAGCGCCTGCTCGCCCCCCTTCTTGGGGTGGCGGTCGGGGACCTCATGGGGCCGAAAACCGTTTATGCCGACACACAGCAACTGGCGAAAGAGCTTTCTCAGCATGCAGACGGGCTTACCTACCTGTCTCGCCACACGGGTTTTCCCTGTGTGGTTCTCTGGTCTGAAGATGTCACGGGGGCAGGGATGGTTTCGACTGACTCTGTAACCCCCCTGAGTGAGTACACTCACAACGGGAAAACGGGCAAAGAGATTTTAAAATCTCAGTTGGGCATTTTGGTCGTCTGA
- a CDS encoding DUF6685 family protein has protein sequence MMSDDGFRTDRLDKKPFVHRVAGALWEEFRHFTGYPEGLSRAIRSGLFCPIPLQHSPDTFWLRSVVSWHTWMSTSRYGIPYALHYLQPDSDRQFVSSDVVVPEVANLVQEEVIEGFSCDITDVKGIGASKSSEYDINDIDEFPMLRCPSFVEPVTEAHLLENMRWGEIRLHRLYFDDYAWARRRLYWCNSGGSHHFGAARYQAVRLNKCITLTGKLWRYSINAPMVSRLQQHWRLFLIPEREVFGHFYHAMKAFSCPFGYSGLPYNLHSPSHAKDALSIVWLARDNRKATVVADMLETAGFPDFGRCLDELVQATRTNSNASGFGS, from the coding sequence ATGATGTCGGACGACGGATTTCGTACGGACAGATTAGACAAGAAACCGTTTGTGCACAGAGTCGCTGGCGCGCTGTGGGAGGAGTTCAGGCATTTTACCGGCTATCCGGAAGGCTTGTCCCGTGCGATCAGGAGTGGCTTGTTTTGCCCGATCCCATTGCAACACAGCCCAGACACTTTCTGGCTGCGGTCTGTGGTGTCCTGGCATACCTGGATGTCAACCTCTCGGTACGGTATTCCTTATGCTCTGCACTATCTGCAACCTGACTCCGATCGTCAGTTTGTGAGCAGCGACGTGGTTGTGCCAGAGGTCGCCAATCTGGTTCAGGAAGAGGTGATTGAAGGTTTTTCCTGCGATATCACTGATGTCAAAGGGATTGGCGCGTCCAAATCCAGTGAATATGACATCAATGATATTGATGAATTTCCTATGCTGCGTTGCCCGTCTTTCGTTGAACCGGTCACTGAAGCGCATTTGTTGGAAAATATGCGATGGGGAGAGATCCGACTCCACCGACTGTATTTTGATGACTACGCCTGGGCGCGACGTCGTTTGTATTGGTGCAATAGCGGAGGTTCGCATCATTTCGGTGCCGCCCGCTACCAGGCTGTCAGGCTGAATAAATGCATCACGCTAACCGGAAAGCTGTGGCGCTACTCGATCAATGCGCCAATGGTTTCGCGACTCCAGCAGCATTGGCGGTTGTTTTTAATCCCGGAACGAGAGGTCTTTGGCCACTTTTATCACGCCATGAAAGCATTTTCGTGTCCTTTTGGTTACTCCGGGCTCCCGTATAATTTACATTCCCCGTCTCATGCCAAAGACGCTTTGAGTATTGTTTGGCTGGCACGTGACAATCGCAAAGCCACTGTGGTCGCTGATATGCTGGAAACTGCCGGATTTCCTGATTTTGGACGGTGTCTGGATGAATTAGTGCAGGCGACACGAACGAATTCGAATGCTTCTGGATTTGGCTCCTGA
- a CDS encoding ProQ/FinO family protein produces the protein MADPTIIIKKRRRIIIEPKELKVKALAEPVEVGKVDDQKLHCPPGMREDIPAKLRGSARRNYKKNSKTQERLSQFWPLLFSEYKPLALKISETMVNDAKERNLPISEVQIKQYLVRYTQSARYVMSVVEGTHRFNLNGESVDLISDEHRERAKEKIMKLRKSK, from the coding sequence ATGGCCGATCCCACCATCATCATTAAAAAACGTCGGCGCATCATTATTGAGCCGAAAGAGCTTAAGGTTAAAGCTCTGGCCGAGCCTGTTGAGGTAGGAAAAGTGGACGATCAAAAACTTCATTGCCCTCCGGGAATGCGGGAGGATATTCCGGCAAAATTACGCGGGAGCGCAAGGCGGAATTACAAGAAAAATTCCAAGACCCAGGAAAGGCTCAGCCAGTTCTGGCCCTTACTGTTTTCTGAGTACAAGCCGCTGGCCCTCAAGATATCAGAAACAATGGTGAATGATGCCAAAGAGCGGAATTTACCTATCTCTGAGGTTCAGATTAAGCAGTATCTGGTCAGATACACCCAGAGTGCGCGCTATGTCATGTCGGTTGTTGAAGGAACCCACCGTTTCAACCTTAACGGTGAGTCAGTGGATCTTATCAGCGATGAACACAGGGAACGCGCCAAGGAAAAGATTATGAAATTGAGGAAATCGAAGTAA